Proteins from a single region of Hermetia illucens chromosome 3, iHerIll2.2.curated.20191125, whole genome shotgun sequence:
- the LOC119650782 gene encoding mitochondrial dicarboxylate carrier isoform X1: MCDDWVHSRYCKTVAEPDMDRTKKTSRWYFGGLASAGAACCTHPLDLLKVALQTQQEGKISMIKLTSKVIRQQGILALYNGLSASLMRQLTYSTTRFGMYEVGKKAVNTDTFSGKIMLAGISGAVGGFIGTPSDMINVRMQNDVKIKPELRRNYKHAIDGLIRVYREEGFRRLFSGATTATGRGFLMTIGQIAFYDQTKYLLLQTSVFGDNLITHFSASLIAGAIATTLTQPLDVLKTRSMNAKPGEFRGLWHIVLHTAKLGPLGFFKGYVPAFIRLAPQTILTFVFLEQLRFNFGVWPVKPAASA, translated from the exons ATGTGCGATGACTGGGTACACTCGCGCTACTGCAAG ACTGTTGCAGAGCCAGACATGGACCGGACAAAGAAGACAAGCCGATGGTACTTTGGTGGTCTGGCTAGTGCCGGTGCCGCGTGTTGCACGCATCCactcgacttgctaaaagtcgCGCTTCAAACCCAACAGGAGGGGAAAATCTCAATGATAAAGTTGACATCAAAAGTAATTCGACAGCAAG GAATTTTAGCTCTCTACAATGGGTTGTCAGCTTCGTTAATGCGACAATTAACTTACTCGACCACTCGGTTTGGGATGTATGAAGTAGGCAAGAAGGCAGTCAACACTGATACGTTTTCTGGAAAAATTATGCTAGCGGGTATATCAGGAGCCGTCGGCGGATTCATAGGTACCCCTTCTGATATGATCAACGTACGAATGCAGAATGATGTCAAAATAAAACCTGAACTGAGAAGAAA TTACAAGCATGCAATTGATGGCCTTATACGAGTGTACAGAGAGGAAGGCTTCCGACGATTATTCTCAGGTGCAACTACAGCAACTGGCCGAGGTTTCCTCATGACAATTGGACAAATAGCTTTCTACGATCAG ACTAAGTACCTTCTCCTGCAAACTTCAGTCTTTGGTGACAACCTCATCACTCACTTTTCTGCCTCCCTCATAGCTGGCGCAATAGCAACCACCCTAACCCAACCACTCGATGTCCTCAAAACACGATCGATGAACGCGAAGCCGGGTGAATTCCGAGGACTCTGGCATATTGTCCTGCACACGGCTAAACTTGGCCCCCTAGGCTTTTTCAAAGGCTACGTTCCAGCCTTCATCCGTTTGGCGCCACAAACTATCCTTACATTCGTGTTCCTCGAGCAGTTGCGCTTCAATTTCGGTGTATGGCCAGTGAAACCGGCGGCATCTGCCTAG
- the LOC119650782 gene encoding mitochondrial dicarboxylate carrier isoform X2, protein MDRTKKTSRWYFGGLASAGAACCTHPLDLLKVALQTQQEGKISMIKLTSKVIRQQGILALYNGLSASLMRQLTYSTTRFGMYEVGKKAVNTDTFSGKIMLAGISGAVGGFIGTPSDMINVRMQNDVKIKPELRRNYKHAIDGLIRVYREEGFRRLFSGATTATGRGFLMTIGQIAFYDQTKYLLLQTSVFGDNLITHFSASLIAGAIATTLTQPLDVLKTRSMNAKPGEFRGLWHIVLHTAKLGPLGFFKGYVPAFIRLAPQTILTFVFLEQLRFNFGVWPVKPAASA, encoded by the exons ATGGACCGGACAAAGAAGACAAGCCGATGGTACTTTGGTGGTCTGGCTAGTGCCGGTGCCGCGTGTTGCACGCATCCactcgacttgctaaaagtcgCGCTTCAAACCCAACAGGAGGGGAAAATCTCAATGATAAAGTTGACATCAAAAGTAATTCGACAGCAAG GAATTTTAGCTCTCTACAATGGGTTGTCAGCTTCGTTAATGCGACAATTAACTTACTCGACCACTCGGTTTGGGATGTATGAAGTAGGCAAGAAGGCAGTCAACACTGATACGTTTTCTGGAAAAATTATGCTAGCGGGTATATCAGGAGCCGTCGGCGGATTCATAGGTACCCCTTCTGATATGATCAACGTACGAATGCAGAATGATGTCAAAATAAAACCTGAACTGAGAAGAAA TTACAAGCATGCAATTGATGGCCTTATACGAGTGTACAGAGAGGAAGGCTTCCGACGATTATTCTCAGGTGCAACTACAGCAACTGGCCGAGGTTTCCTCATGACAATTGGACAAATAGCTTTCTACGATCAG ACTAAGTACCTTCTCCTGCAAACTTCAGTCTTTGGTGACAACCTCATCACTCACTTTTCTGCCTCCCTCATAGCTGGCGCAATAGCAACCACCCTAACCCAACCACTCGATGTCCTCAAAACACGATCGATGAACGCGAAGCCGGGTGAATTCCGAGGACTCTGGCATATTGTCCTGCACACGGCTAAACTTGGCCCCCTAGGCTTTTTCAAAGGCTACGTTCCAGCCTTCATCCGTTTGGCGCCACAAACTATCCTTACATTCGTGTTCCTCGAGCAGTTGCGCTTCAATTTCGGTGTATGGCCAGTGAAACCGGCGGCATCTGCCTAG